Genomic segment of Kibdelosporangium phytohabitans:
GCACAAGGTGAACCGGCACGGCGTCGGCGTGATCATCTCCGTGTGCGTGTGGGGCGCGGCCATGGTCGGGTTCGGGCTGAGCAGCGCTCTCTGGCTGGCCGTGGTGTTCCTGGCGATCGGCGGGGCCGCGGACATGGTGAGTGCCGTTTACCGCTCGTCGATCCTGCAGATGGCGGCGCCGGACGACATGCGCGGCCGGATGCAGGGTGTGTTCACCGTTGTCGTCGCAGGTGGGCCGCGCCTGGCGGACATCACGCACGGGTGGACCGCGGCGGGCACGGGCACGGCCGTCGCCTCGGCGGGCGGCGGTGTCCTGGTGATCATCCTGACCGTCGCGTCGGCGATCTGGTTGTCCGCTTTCTGGCGTTATCGGGCCGACAAGCAAGTCGCGACGGCAATGGAGTGATGTCGTTACACCTTTTTCGGTGACATCGGGCACACTCCAGGGATGACGGAAGGGATCAAGGAACACGCGTCCGCTCAGCCCGAGCTCAAGCGGGCCATCGGGCCGAAACTGCTGTTGTTCTTTGTCGTGGGGGACATCCTCGGGACGACGATCTACGCGCTGACCGGGCAGGTCGCCGGGGAGATCGGCGGCGCGCTGTGGGTGCCGTTCCTCATCGCGTTCGTCGTCGCGTTCATGACGGCGTTCAGCTACCTGGAACTGGTCGGCAAGTACCCCAAGGCGGCGGGGGCGGCGCTGTACACGCACCGCGCCTTCAAGATCCAGTTCCTGACGTTCATGGTCGCGTTCACGGTGATGTGCTCGGGGATCACGTCGGCGTCGTCGGCCGCGGTCGCCTTCGGCGAGACCTACATGGTCAAGACGTTCGGCCTGGGCACGTCCGAGCTGCGCACCACGGTGATCGCGATCCTGTTCGTGCTGCTGATCGCGCTGGTCAACTTCCGCGGCGTCGGTGAGTCGGTCAAGGCCAACGTCGTGCTCACCATCGTCGAGCTGTCCGGTCTGTTGATCATCATCGCGGTCGGCGTGTACGCGGTCGTCAACGGCGACGGCGACTCGAGCAGGCTGACCGAGATCGACACCGCCAACCAGACCTGGCTGGTCGCGATCAGCTCGGCGACCTCGCTGGCGTTCTTCGCGATGGTCGGCTTCGAGGATTCGGTGAACATGGCCGAGGAGTGCCGCGACCCGGTTCGGATCTTCCCGA
This window contains:
- a CDS encoding APC family permease, with the translated sequence MTEGIKEHASAQPELKRAIGPKLLLFFVVGDILGTTIYALTGQVAGEIGGALWVPFLIAFVVAFMTAFSYLELVGKYPKAAGAALYTHRAFKIQFLTFMVAFTVMCSGITSASSAAVAFGETYMVKTFGLGTSELRTTVIAILFVLLIALVNFRGVGESVKANVVLTIVELSGLLIIIAVGVYAVVNGDGDSSRLTEIDTANQTWLVAISSATSLAFFAMVGFEDSVNMAEECRDPVRIFPKALLWGMVIAATIYILVAVTSSLLVPADELKTAGSSALLKVLDVGAPGFPHVVFSAIGMIAVINSALINMMMASRLLYGMANERIIPKQLGRVHPLRRTPWVSILFTSALAIVMVSTVDIKGLGGTTSLLLLAVFTIVNIAVLVLRREKAEHKHFRTPTAVAVLAACLCAYLVIPGLSGRESKEYGIAGILLGVGLVLWLINFIYTKRKGEQVELNPEALNKGSD